A stretch of Lysinibacillus agricola DNA encodes these proteins:
- a CDS encoding bifunctional 2-keto-4-hydroxyglutarate aldolase/2-keto-3-deoxy-6-phosphogluconate aldolase — protein sequence MQKIEILKALSNAKVVAVIRGSSSEEATEISKGAITGGIRAIEITYTTPFVEETFKALRHSDAIIGAGTVLDVETARHAILNGAKFVVSPSYNAAIAKLCNRYSIPYLPGCMTITEMVTALEGGSDIIKLFPGNQFEPNFIKTVKGPLPHITIMPTGGVSLANMNEWLDAGAVAVGIGSDLNKAFAKDGYAGVVERAKAYIENLSN from the coding sequence ATGCAAAAAATCGAAATTTTGAAAGCGTTGTCAAATGCAAAAGTTGTAGCTGTTATTCGCGGAAGTTCATCTGAAGAAGCGACAGAAATTTCAAAAGGTGCAATTACAGGTGGCATTCGAGCAATTGAAATAACGTATACAACACCTTTTGTTGAAGAAACCTTTAAAGCATTACGCCATAGTGATGCAATAATTGGAGCCGGCACAGTTTTGGATGTTGAGACTGCGCGCCACGCGATTTTAAACGGTGCAAAGTTTGTTGTGAGTCCAAGCTACAACGCTGCGATTGCAAAGCTTTGCAATCGCTATAGCATACCATATTTACCAGGGTGTATGACTATTACTGAGATGGTAACAGCACTTGAAGGTGGAAGTGACATTATTAAATTATTCCCAGGAAATCAATTTGAACCAAACTTTATTAAAACCGTTAAAGGGCCTCTACCACATATCACAATTATGCCTACAGGCGGTGTTAGCTTAGCTAATATGAACGAATGGTTAGATGCAGGGGCAGTGGCAGTTGGGATTGGAAGTGATTTAAACAAAGCATTTGCAAAAGATGGTTATGCAGGTGTTGTTGAACGTGCAAAAGCGTATATTGAGAATCTATCAAACTAG
- a CDS encoding sugar kinase, translated as MRNKRIATIGDAMVVFNPSKTGPLRFVPSFERAVGGAELNFAIGVTRLDMEAKWISCIGDDEFGKLIYNFARGEGIDVSYVLRTPHIPTSIYFKEIREDGAGKSFYYRNPSPLLELTEDRIDESVLDDVDLLHISGVYLAVCEHNIQVALKLIALAQAKNIPISFDPNLRLKLWTIEDARAVYEKVYPSINLLLTGQDEFELLFEGRTVKDVQESYKIDEIIVKKGEQGATVYTATEHYDREAFSIRAIDTVGAGDAFDAAYVYSYLNGYDIPERLRLANGAGALVAAIKGDNEGLPFLQELRQFIGDEKLIER; from the coding sequence TTGAGAAATAAACGAATTGCAACGATAGGGGATGCAATGGTCGTTTTTAATCCATCTAAGACAGGTCCTCTACGATTCGTTCCTTCCTTTGAGCGAGCTGTGGGTGGTGCAGAATTAAATTTTGCAATAGGTGTTACACGTTTAGATATGGAAGCAAAATGGATTAGTTGTATTGGAGACGATGAGTTTGGCAAGTTAATTTATAACTTTGCGCGTGGTGAAGGGATTGATGTTTCGTATGTTTTACGAACACCCCATATTCCAACTTCTATTTACTTCAAAGAAATTCGAGAAGACGGTGCAGGTAAATCGTTTTATTACCGCAATCCATCACCTTTACTTGAGCTGACAGAAGATCGTATAGATGAGTCAGTGCTTGATGATGTGGACTTATTACATATTAGCGGAGTGTATTTAGCGGTATGTGAACATAACATTCAAGTTGCATTGAAATTGATTGCTTTAGCACAAGCAAAAAATATACCTATATCTTTTGATCCAAATTTACGTTTAAAACTATGGACTATAGAAGATGCCCGAGCGGTATATGAAAAAGTGTATCCATCTATCAATCTTCTTTTAACAGGACAGGATGAATTCGAACTTTTATTTGAAGGGCGTACAGTTAAAGACGTTCAAGAGAGTTATAAAATAGATGAAATTATTGTAAAAAAAGGTGAACAAGGCGCCACTGTTTATACAGCAACTGAACATTATGATCGAGAAGCTTTTTCCATTCGTGCGATTGATACAGTTGGAGCAGGGGATGCGTTTGATGCAGCTTATGTCTATAGCTATTTAAATGGTTACGATATCCCGGAACGTCTTCGTTTAGCCAATGGTGCGGGTGCACTGGTAGCAGCGATTAAAGGAGATAATGAAGGGCTCCCATTCTTGCAAGAATTAAGGCAATTTATCGGCGATGAAAAACTAATTGAGCGTTAG
- a CDS encoding TraB/GumN family protein, which translates to MLKKIMKRTSAALLGASLMLTTVVPVIHAEEQSPPLVPSISNWAIETLNEGEKYGIYPTEWYYEGFLQEISVDKVNELLALTEKKIASLGLAENKQYKPVKVKNDNTRGDIVKRLYNIVARYDLPVGTDAIKFMKDHNILQGSSNGLQLEKKATTQQAVLLAVRFIKSTYALAEQGAKGVAWVVEDEDTRVYLLGSIHLGTPDLYPFDKKLVSAFDEADALLVEANILDTKGLEYYTEKAMYTDGLTLKDAVAPETYAKLEQVAALYELPMEELTLQKPWMLSSTLSLLAMDDSFGMTPQDMAMHGIDMYFLLNAHLQQKPVIELEGTKAQVDMFDALSPEAQEQSLVAVLDNIINPSEENQSEILQEWFTSWKQGDVETFAKSFQAMEGESSEYNDMLFGLRDEQMAKKIMNVLEEKKGTYFVVVGSGHFLIDKNIRYHLEKNGYKVKPFYQ; encoded by the coding sequence ATGTTGAAAAAGATAATGAAACGTACAAGTGCTGCGTTGCTTGGTGCTTCATTGATGCTGACAACGGTTGTGCCCGTGATCCATGCAGAGGAGCAATCACCTCCCCTAGTACCATCGATTAGTAATTGGGCGATTGAAACCTTAAACGAGGGTGAAAAATACGGAATTTACCCAACTGAATGGTATTATGAAGGCTTCCTTCAAGAGATCTCGGTGGACAAGGTAAATGAACTGCTGGCATTAACGGAAAAGAAAATTGCCTCACTGGGCTTAGCAGAAAATAAACAGTATAAGCCAGTGAAAGTGAAGAACGATAACACACGCGGTGATATTGTGAAGCGTTTGTATAATATCGTGGCGCGCTATGATTTACCTGTTGGCACAGATGCCATTAAATTTATGAAAGATCATAACATATTACAAGGTTCTTCAAACGGACTGCAGTTAGAGAAAAAGGCAACGACGCAACAGGCTGTTCTACTAGCTGTTCGATTCATTAAGAGTACATATGCGCTTGCAGAGCAAGGAGCAAAAGGGGTAGCCTGGGTAGTGGAGGATGAAGATACACGTGTGTATTTACTGGGGTCCATTCACTTAGGTACACCTGACTTATATCCATTTGATAAAAAACTAGTGTCAGCGTTCGATGAAGCGGATGCGCTGTTAGTAGAGGCAAATATTCTAGATACGAAAGGGCTTGAATACTATACAGAAAAAGCAATGTATACGGACGGCTTAACATTGAAAGATGCAGTTGCGCCAGAAACATATGCGAAGCTTGAGCAAGTCGCAGCGCTTTATGAGCTCCCAATGGAAGAACTGACATTGCAAAAGCCTTGGATGCTCTCTAGCACATTATCATTACTGGCGATGGATGATTCCTTTGGTATGACGCCACAAGATATGGCGATGCACGGTATTGATATGTACTTTTTATTGAATGCACATCTGCAGCAAAAGCCAGTGATTGAATTAGAAGGTACAAAAGCACAAGTTGATATGTTTGACGCGTTATCACCAGAAGCGCAGGAGCAGTCTTTAGTTGCTGTGTTGGATAACATAATCAATCCATCAGAAGAAAATCAATCCGAAATCCTGCAAGAGTGGTTTACAAGCTGGAAGCAGGGGGATGTTGAAACTTTTGCAAAAAGTTTCCAAGCAATGGAAGGAGAATCGTCAGAGTACAATGACATGCTATTTGGTTTACGTGATGAACAAATGGCAAAGAAAATCATGAATGTACTTGAAGAAAAAAAAGGTACGTACTTTGTTGTTGTTGGTTCAGGTCACTTCTTAATCGATAAAAACATTCGCTATCATTTGGAGAAAAATGGGTACAAGGTGAAGCCGTTTTATCAATAA
- a CDS encoding S-layer homology domain-containing protein — translation MAKQNKGRKFFATTATAALVASAIVPVASAAEFKDADSISSWAKEAVQFLTDKGFIQGDEKGNFNPAGTLTRAEAAEILSKALDLKPTGTEDFSDVNENDWFYNAVLATSPELFDGMGNGKFEPKAQLTREQAAKVIVQGYQLTGKADLSQFSDASKASKWAVSYLETAVENGVINGKGSLLAPQDKISREEFATMVKRTIDAVEDVTPAVASVKGLNAKELEVKFNTAVDAKDAAMTTKYAIEGVAVTSAVVSEDGLTVTLTTDKELKLTNGKVTVKPIKTKADAKVLTEEFIKLLTFADTTPVSVNSVEAKGTTAIITFDEPVQSEGTVSLNGTELSKDRYTLSGKTLTIKGLTAEQTYKVDIVGATDFANNIANPIAVNFTVAKADVDSSKPTVSTAVNGTEITFDFSEELMKQNLDGNATTEEYAKVTVGSTVFYLTDADTKDVSDKTVFTINAKTALGTATFINTNIKVEGQKDLAGNAGDAFEFNAILTKDTTPATLVSASTKMLVADDVNSTTDVDALYLTFDEPVKVDGNLTLKTQNGVVYTAGKVTAVKADAGFDVDGNGKIEGAEKNTVKVDIDLDSNSTYTFELAAGAVKDLSKNVTADTITFNVTTGSFETTPETVTDSLVFGTTPVVVTDNNVFTVEYAADVTATATTEANYTLGGKELPAGTQLQFVDGNKKVRFTLPEGSITANGNYVLEAKNVVDTKGNTLKNGKATTQIALKENIAPVASKVTVVDSKTFIVDFTESIADQNTPTGLTVKIAGSTVKLTSAVAAGGNLTVTTKDHYALTDNIVVDFKSTNLVDANNNKVKDGSVSK, via the coding sequence ATGGCAAAGCAAAACAAAGGTCGTAAATTTTTCGCAACTACAGCTACAGCAGCTCTAGTAGCATCAGCAATCGTACCAGTAGCATCAGCTGCTGAATTTAAAGATGCAGATAGCATTTCATCTTGGGCAAAAGAAGCCGTACAGTTTTTAACTGACAAAGGTTTCATCCAAGGCGATGAAAAAGGAAACTTCAACCCAGCTGGTACGCTTACTCGTGCAGAAGCTGCTGAAATTTTATCAAAAGCATTGGATTTAAAACCTACAGGAACAGAAGATTTTTCTGATGTAAATGAAAATGACTGGTTCTATAACGCAGTGCTTGCAACTTCACCAGAATTATTTGACGGTATGGGCAATGGTAAATTTGAACCTAAAGCTCAATTAACAAGAGAACAAGCTGCTAAAGTTATCGTACAAGGTTACCAATTAACAGGTAAAGCTGATCTTAGTCAATTCTCAGATGCTTCTAAAGCTTCTAAATGGGCTGTATCTTACTTAGAAACAGCTGTAGAAAACGGCGTAATCAATGGTAAAGGTTCATTATTAGCACCACAAGATAAAATCAGCCGCGAAGAATTCGCTACTATGGTAAAACGTACTATCGATGCAGTTGAAGATGTAACACCAGCTGTAGCATCTGTAAAAGGACTTAATGCTAAGGAGCTTGAAGTGAAGTTCAACACAGCTGTTGATGCAAAAGATGCTGCAATGACAACAAAATACGCTATTGAAGGTGTAGCTGTCACTAGCGCAGTAGTATCTGAAGACGGACTGACTGTTACTTTAACGACTGATAAAGAGTTAAAATTAACTAATGGGAAAGTTACTGTAAAACCAATCAAAACTAAAGCAGATGCTAAAGTTCTAACTGAAGAGTTTATCAAACTGCTAACATTTGCAGACACAACTCCTGTTAGCGTTAATTCTGTAGAAGCAAAAGGCACTACAGCTATTATCACTTTCGATGAGCCTGTACAAAGTGAAGGAACAGTAAGCTTAAATGGTACTGAACTTTCTAAAGATCGATATACTTTATCTGGTAAAACATTAACAATCAAAGGCTTAACAGCTGAACAGACTTATAAAGTGGACATTGTTGGGGCTACTGACTTCGCAAACAATATCGCTAATCCTATTGCTGTTAACTTCACAGTTGCTAAAGCAGACGTTGATAGTTCAAAACCAACTGTTTCTACAGCAGTGAACGGTACAGAAATCACGTTTGATTTCTCAGAAGAATTAATGAAACAAAATCTTGATGGAAATGCTACTACTGAAGAGTATGCAAAAGTAACTGTTGGATCAACTGTTTTCTACTTAACAGATGCTGATACTAAAGATGTTTCTGATAAAACTGTATTCACTATCAATGCTAAAACTGCATTAGGTACAGCGACATTTATTAATACAAACATTAAAGTAGAAGGACAAAAAGATTTAGCTGGTAATGCTGGAGATGCATTTGAGTTCAATGCTATTCTAACTAAAGATACAACGCCTGCTACACTTGTATCTGCCTCAACTAAAATGTTAGTAGCTGATGATGTGAATTCTACTACAGACGTAGATGCTTTATACCTTACTTTTGATGAGCCTGTAAAAGTAGATGGAAATTTAACGCTTAAAACTCAAAATGGTGTTGTTTACACAGCTGGAAAAGTAACAGCGGTAAAAGCTGATGCTGGTTTCGACGTAGATGGAAACGGCAAAATTGAGGGTGCTGAGAAAAACACAGTGAAAGTTGACATTGATTTAGATAGCAATTCAACATATACATTTGAATTAGCTGCTGGAGCGGTTAAAGATTTATCTAAAAACGTTACTGCAGATACGATTACATTTAATGTTACAACTGGATCTTTCGAAACTACACCTGAAACTGTTACAGATTCATTAGTATTTGGAACTACACCTGTTGTGGTAACAGATAACAATGTATTTACTGTTGAGTATGCTGCAGATGTGACTGCAACAGCAACAACAGAAGCTAACTACACACTTGGAGGAAAAGAACTTCCTGCTGGAACTCAACTTCAGTTTGTAGATGGTAATAAAAAAGTAAGATTCACTTTACCTGAAGGTTCTATTACTGCTAATGGTAATTATGTACTTGAAGCTAAGAATGTAGTAGATACTAAAGGGAATACACTTAAAAATGGTAAAGCTACAACTCAAATAGCACTTAAAGAAAATATTGCCCCTGTAGCTTCTAAAGTAACTGTAGTAGATAGCAAAACATTTATCGTAGACTTCACTGAAAGTATTGCTGACCAAAATACACCAACAGGTTTAACAGTTAAGATTGCTGGTTCAACTGTAAAACTTACTTCTGCTGTTGCAGCTGGTGGTAACCTTACTGTGACAACTAAAGATCACTATGCTTTAACAGATAATATTGTAGTTGATTTCAAATCAACTAACCTAGTTGATGCGAATAACAATAAAGTTAAAGACGGTTCTGTTTCAAAATAA
- a CDS encoding stalk domain-containing protein translates to MKKLLIVTSYLGFFILGGLTFTILSTTEAASNMIKISVVQDTINYYVDKVKKVPVEGQSGFIYQGTTYVPMRFVAESLGEQVTWDGKTKSIYIGDVPKFISLKDVKPIGYDEDHLFHYPSSIVISTGEKFDHSYQVGGYHGGGAVQDHTVEYLSNGNYKGFETYLAPVKKLVAGSSGIGSLKIYADDELIYNSGSIKDKVKVNVNLEGVSKVRFEILGSGLGILDPRFIQ, encoded by the coding sequence GTGAAAAAGCTACTTATCGTAACAAGTTATTTAGGATTTTTTATATTAGGAGGTTTGACCTTTACTATCCTCTCAACAACGGAAGCAGCAAGCAACATGATAAAGATCAGCGTAGTTCAAGATACTATCAATTACTATGTAGATAAGGTTAAAAAAGTACCGGTCGAAGGTCAATCTGGATTTATTTATCAAGGCACTACATACGTCCCAATGCGCTTTGTTGCTGAATCTTTGGGAGAACAAGTGACATGGGATGGAAAAACAAAATCGATTTATATTGGCGATGTTCCAAAATTCATCTCTTTAAAAGATGTAAAACCTATTGGCTATGATGAAGACCACTTATTCCATTATCCAAGTTCAATCGTTATTAGTACGGGGGAAAAGTTTGATCATTCATATCAAGTTGGTGGATATCATGGAGGAGGAGCTGTTCAAGATCATACAGTTGAATACTTATCTAATGGAAATTACAAAGGGTTCGAAACCTATTTAGCGCCGGTTAAAAAGTTAGTGGCTGGATCTTCTGGTATAGGATCCTTGAAAATTTATGCAGATGATGAATTGATTTATAATAGCGGATCAATAAAAGACAAGGTGAAGGTTAATGTTAATTTAGAAGGCGTTTCGAAAGTAAGATTTGAAATTTTAGGAAGTGGTTTAGGGATATTAGACCCTAGATTTATTCAATAA
- a CDS encoding RNA polymerase sigma factor, with protein sequence MAKQSMNEFLQQVGTILYRYLRKRGLTHEDAEDIVQDTCYKFLLHKNGIQSDKVMSWLYRVATNQFYDLKRKEKRHPTTEFDEVQLTVLINMPEIQVLKKEKLQDIRDTLETLSTLHQELLVLKYELGLSYKEISALMNKNENTLKTHVRRAREEFTERFKEDTDYE encoded by the coding sequence ATGGCAAAGCAATCAATGAATGAATTTTTGCAGCAAGTAGGAACCATATTATACCGTTATTTGAGAAAACGTGGATTAACCCATGAGGATGCAGAGGATATCGTTCAAGATACATGTTATAAATTTTTATTACATAAAAATGGAATTCAATCAGACAAAGTAATGAGTTGGTTATATCGTGTGGCCACCAATCAGTTTTATGATCTCAAGAGAAAAGAAAAGCGCCATCCAACAACCGAATTTGATGAAGTTCAATTGACAGTATTGATTAACATGCCTGAGATTCAGGTCCTAAAAAAAGAAAAATTACAGGACATCCGAGACACGCTTGAAACGCTATCCACCTTGCATCAGGAATTATTAGTCCTGAAATATGAGCTGGGATTATCGTACAAAGAAATTTCAGCCCTCATGAATAAGAATGAAAACACACTAAAAACGCATGTCAGACGTGCTAGGGAAGAATTTACTGAACGATTTAAGGAGGACACTGATTATGAATAA
- a CDS encoding anti sigma factor C-terminal domain-containing protein, whose product MNKEQNNFLFDEKQTKKIMRKAKFWSTIKIIGISIIVTPIVLVAVWYNLRNLSLNSAVEVMDDIWFYNQISSPNVQISKQMFDDNLFGGKIKATTYKVLGDKNRPYIWEPLESDYNLFGTISHNYISDTIQIEGSESLAETNQIESFNEYTGDREMFFYHPKISYDVYKDSISELNQLEENTLVELAISFDNAYSFDDIKSKLPSNVQVDWWWVDTFTGEGLNFMKQSQGTIGAKSPFIYGFQSEQSKPKARRSPSGVDTFISNIEYLRGRKNFQWETNQVYQSLIGENGTLDRSDVKIIGAVVTGTPEQLESLLGQTYIKASTFGVISNRK is encoded by the coding sequence ATGAATAAAGAACAAAATAATTTTTTATTTGATGAAAAACAGACGAAAAAAATAATGAGAAAGGCGAAATTTTGGTCAACGATAAAAATTATCGGAATATCGATTATCGTTACGCCAATTGTTCTAGTAGCAGTATGGTACAATCTCAGGAATTTATCATTAAATAGTGCCGTGGAAGTAATGGATGATATTTGGTTCTATAACCAAATTAGTTCCCCAAATGTTCAAATTAGCAAACAGATGTTTGATGATAATTTGTTCGGAGGGAAAATAAAAGCAACAACATATAAGGTACTTGGAGATAAGAATAGACCTTATATTTGGGAACCTCTCGAAAGTGATTACAATCTATTCGGAACTATTTCACATAATTACATTTCGGACACAATCCAAATAGAAGGTTCAGAATCACTAGCAGAAACAAATCAAATTGAATCTTTTAATGAATACACTGGCGATAGAGAAATGTTTTTTTATCATCCTAAGATTTCATACGATGTTTATAAAGACAGTATCAGTGAACTCAATCAATTGGAAGAAAATACTTTAGTAGAACTAGCAATATCTTTTGATAATGCATATAGCTTTGACGACATTAAAAGCAAGTTACCTTCTAATGTGCAAGTAGATTGGTGGTGGGTAGATACCTTTACAGGGGAAGGATTGAATTTTATGAAGCAAAGTCAGGGTACTATTGGAGCTAAATCTCCGTTCATTTATGGATTTCAATCAGAGCAATCAAAACCAAAAGCACGACGTTCTCCAAGCGGGGTTGACACCTTTATTTCAAACATTGAGTATCTTCGAGGAAGGAAGAACTTTCAGTGGGAAACAAACCAAGTTTATCAATCTTTAATAGGGGAAAATGGAACCCTGGATAGAAGTGATGTAAAAATTATTGGGGCCGTAGTAACTGGCACACCAGAGCAATTGGAGTCTTTACTAGGGCAAACATACATTAAAGCATCAACGTTTGGGGTAATATCTAATCGAAAATAG
- a CDS encoding zf-HC2 domain-containing protein has protein sequence MNHDIFKDLVPSYIEKLTSEETTRQMEKHMKECEECKKYVMEMQEAFFVENTHEHNKEKESIDYLKKVRSKNRRKIFMVAGSLLAFFIIISVSYYFLFVHMWIADENNVQTNIQRHGTTVTLTFQAKSNNRYLLAIDNSRNNKYKDEIIIYENWNISADKKWNFFSELATSYRDGVNITYTFLDKNTLLLNNGEKKELTDEDKINIQFKNNTEEIKLKDLYDLNSN, from the coding sequence ATGAACCATGATATTTTTAAAGATTTAGTACCTAGCTATATAGAAAAATTGACTAGTGAAGAAACTACTAGACAGATGGAAAAACATATGAAGGAATGTGAAGAATGCAAAAAATATGTAATGGAAATGCAAGAAGCTTTTTTTGTAGAAAATACCCATGAACATAATAAGGAAAAGGAAAGTATTGATTATTTAAAAAAGGTGCGTTCCAAAAATAGGAGAAAAATTTTCATGGTCGCAGGATCATTACTAGCTTTCTTTATCATTATATCTGTGAGTTATTATTTTCTTTTTGTCCATATGTGGATAGCAGATGAGAATAATGTGCAAACAAACATTCAACGACATGGAACAACAGTTACCTTGACATTCCAAGCCAAAAGTAACAATCGTTATCTTTTAGCTATTGATAATTCTAGAAATAATAAATATAAAGATGAAATTATTATTTATGAAAATTGGAATATTTCAGCTGATAAGAAATGGAATTTTTTCTCTGAATTAGCAACGTCCTATAGAGATGGTGTTAACATCACTTATACCTTCTTAGATAAAAATACTCTATTACTCAACAATGGCGAAAAAAAAGAATTAACCGATGAGGACAAGATAAATATTCAATTTAAAAATAATACTGAGGAGATAAAATTAAAAGATTTATATGATTTAAATAGTAATTAG
- a CDS encoding RNA polymerase sigma factor, whose protein sequence is MNKDNIYQEYGDFVFRYLLALTNNHQIAEELTQETFYQAIKSINKFHDDGTVKFTTWLCSIAKNVWLQELNHDKKRNQLLESLSDMKALTSNLEEEYFRKEDKVNFFKQAHQLSDKKREILYLRLLGDLSFKEIGSIVGETENWARVTFYRAKQELRKGVIGYEP, encoded by the coding sequence GTGAATAAAGATAATATATATCAAGAATACGGAGATTTCGTTTTTAGATATTTATTGGCACTAACTAATAATCATCAAATTGCTGAAGAGTTAACTCAGGAGACGTTCTATCAAGCGATTAAGTCTATAAACAAATTTCATGATGATGGAACAGTGAAATTTACTACATGGCTATGTTCTATTGCAAAAAATGTTTGGCTACAGGAACTGAATCATGATAAGAAAAGAAATCAATTATTAGAGTCATTAAGTGATATGAAAGCATTAACCTCCAACTTAGAAGAAGAATATTTTAGAAAAGAAGATAAAGTTAATTTTTTCAAGCAAGCTCATCAACTGAGTGATAAAAAGCGTGAAATACTCTACTTACGGTTATTAGGTGATCTTTCTTTTAAGGAAATCGGCTCCATTGTTGGTGAAACGGAAAATTGGGCAAGAGTTACATTTTATCGTGCAAAACAAGAATTAAGAAAGGGTGTTATAGGATATGAACCATGA
- a CDS encoding DUF3221 domain-containing protein — protein sequence MRILQATVILLLLFSSLSGCSRPSSDSEGISKNMVSEQSSMSKEPIGTADAEGYIIDKTENSLTIVWYVQQKDVTTKTKKEILDIAKPNALTASYSETNNFEIGDSVLIWTTGKYDDSNPRQGAATKVTLVSKADES from the coding sequence TTGCGCATACTACAAGCTACTGTCATTCTGTTATTACTTTTCTCCAGTCTATCAGGGTGTTCAAGACCGAGTAGCGATTCGGAAGGCATATCAAAAAATATGGTAAGTGAACAGTCTAGCATGTCAAAAGAGCCGATAGGTACAGCTGATGCAGAAGGATATATTATAGACAAAACGGAAAATTCATTAACGATTGTATGGTATGTTCAACAAAAAGACGTTACTACGAAAACTAAAAAGGAAATTCTTGATATTGCAAAGCCCAATGCTTTAACTGCCTCTTATTCAGAAACCAATAATTTTGAAATTGGAGATAGCGTGTTAATTTGGACAACGGGCAAATATGATGATTCAAATCCCCGTCAAGGCGCCGCAACAAAAGTAACATTAGTCTCCAAAGCAGATGAATCGTAA
- a CDS encoding matrixin family metalloprotease has protein sequence MAHETGHALGINYSAVTNALIYKTIGNSNQVRIWDDNAAIKAIYGN, from the coding sequence ATGGCTCATGAAACAGGGCATGCTTTGGGTATCAATTACTCAGCGGTTACTAATGCTTTAATATACAAAACAATTGGTAACTCGAATCAGGTAAGAATCTGGGATGACAATGCAGCTATTAAAGCTATTTATGGAAATTAG
- a CDS encoding winged helix-turn-helix transcriptional regulator: MNIAGGKWKCLILFFLSQKSVRTKEFYELIPGITQKVLTDQLKQLERDGLVRREIFKEVPPKVEYSLTVLGRSFVPVLNTMCEWDNKYAIIKGIDKDQKINCDQTSPKVPTFKDNY; the protein is encoded by the coding sequence ATGAACATCGCAGGTGGGAAATGGAAATGTTTAATACTCTTTTTCTTGAGTCAAAAATCAGTAAGGACAAAAGAGTTTTACGAATTAATACCTGGAATTACACAAAAAGTCTTAACAGATCAATTGAAACAGTTAGAAAGAGATGGACTTGTACGAAGAGAAATATTTAAAGAAGTACCACCAAAAGTAGAATACAGCTTAACAGTTCTAGGAAGATCATTTGTACCAGTATTAAACACAATGTGTGAATGGGATAATAAGTATGCAATTATAAAAGGTATAGATAAAGATCAAAAAATTAATTGTGATCAAACTTCACCTAAGGTTCCCACTTTCAAAGACAATTATTAA
- a CDS encoding ATP-binding cassette domain-containing protein, whose amino-acid sequence MALIELINVSKSFKNNPIFTDISVRFEKGYIYGITGNNGSGKSVLFKMICGFIPPDEGSIVIDPDYMELKTKFPKNFGIIIDRPGYDSSKNGFDNLKTLAIIQNLVSDGEIKNAMKIVGLDPNNKQKVKHYSLGMKQKLSLAQAIMENQQVLILDEPFNALDSESVENIRKLLLDYKNNGKTIFITSHNQEDIDLLCDHVLTIDNYKLVKVK is encoded by the coding sequence ATGGCATTAATTGAGTTAATAAATGTAAGTAAATCATTTAAAAATAACCCGATATTTACAGACATATCTGTTCGATTTGAAAAAGGATATATTTACGGAATTACAGGAAATAATGGTTCAGGTAAGTCTGTACTCTTTAAAATGATTTGTGGTTTTATACCGCCTGATGAAGGCAGTATAGTGATTGATCCTGATTATATGGAACTAAAAACTAAATTCCCGAAAAACTTTGGAATCATCATAGATCGTCCGGGTTATGATTCTAGCAAAAATGGATTTGATAATTTGAAAACATTAGCAATTATTCAGAATCTTGTTTCAGATGGAGAAATCAAAAATGCGATGAAAATCGTAGGTCTAGATCCCAATAACAAACAAAAGGTAAAACACTATTCATTAGGGATGAAACAAAAGCTTTCTTTAGCTCAAGCTATAATGGAAAATCAGCAAGTTTTAATATTAGATGAACCATTCAATGCACTCGACAGTGAAAGTGTAGAGAATATAAGAAAGTTATTATTGGACTATAAAAATAATGGTAAGACGATTTTTATAACGAGCCATAATCAAGAAGATATTGATCTATTATGTGATCATGTATTAACAATAGATAATTATAAATTGGTGAAGGTTAAATAG